A region from the Fusarium musae strain F31 chromosome 1, whole genome shotgun sequence genome encodes:
- a CDS encoding hypothetical protein (EggNog:ENOG41): MFPKFNRASAPGFKVCFNDNSDARHRIFHIDIKDVRKWRDAFKPKTLDTRADRRRQDTHASMSQRAITNSSFVTCSQEDVPTPERESGSMDSESPYDSSIFTREKLDLLGDTKYSGTVDAERAKTERILQGTLTPDPDRDYEGEFTLLFLSFVEAQRERQPDTVDDGSKGWKFLHDIITVGQSGEPSELPAYHPSQRAFLLARKFRGPFLVTCSTRNIDACSHAELLKLIWQMEMTGWNDMIYVTQKDEEVPYRIESKKKAAVLEWGRFEDDYERPRIPAKEALRGKKLRSLILNNEAVSVS, from the coding sequence ATGTTTCCCAAATTCAACCGGGCTTCTGCCCCTGGCTTCAAGGTTTGCTTCAATGACAATAGTGACGCACGGCACCGCATATTCCACATCGATATCAAGGATGTGAGAAAATGGCGAGATGCGTTCAAGCCAAAGACGCTTGATACTAGAGCAGACCGAAGGCGTCAAGACACCCACGCATCCATGAGTCAACgggccatcaccaacagttCCTTCGTTACTTGCAGCCAAGAGGATGTTCCCACTCCAGAACGCGAGTCAGGATCCATGGACAGTGAATCACCATATGACTCCTCAATTTTTACAAGGGAAAAATTGGATCTTCTCGGAGACACGAAATACAGTGGCACAGTTGATGCCGAACGGGCCAAGACCGAAAGGATTCTCCAAGGTACGTTGACTCCAGATCCTGACCGGGACTATGAAGGGGAATTTACCCTCTTGTTTCTATCATTCGTCGAGGCTCAACGCGAACGACAGCCAGAtactgttgatgatggttcgAAAGGGTGGAAATTTCTGCATGACATAATCACCGTAGGGCAGAGCGGTGAACCCAGTGAACTTCCTGCCTACCACCCCAGCCAACGAGCTTTTCTCCTTGCTCGGAAATTCAGGGGCCCTTTCCTGGTTACCTGCTCTACACGAAACATTGATGCTTGCAGCCACGCGGAACTCCTGAAGCTCATTTGGCAGATGGAGATGACCGGATGGAACGACATGATCTATGTCACCCAGAAGGACGAGGAGGTCCCTTACCGCATCGAAAGTAAGAAAAAAGCCGCAGTGTTGGAATGGGGACGCTTTGAAGATGATTATGAGCGTCCACGGATCCCAGCTAAAGAAGCTCTGAGAGGCAAGAAACTTAGGAGCCTTATCTTGAACAATGAAGCGGTTTCGGTAAGTTGA
- the CYP10 gene encoding Peptidyl-prolyl cis-trans isomerase cyp10 (EggNog:ENOG41), whose protein sequence is MSVTLHTSHGDIKVEIYCESVPKTAENFLALCGSGYYDKSPFHRLIPKFMAQTGAPATPNPPENPKGGRSIWGGAFEDEIRPALRHSARGMLSMANKGPGTNGSQFFITFDKTPHLDGLNTVFGRVIGDEGKATLAKMEAIEVDRKNRPKEPVRIENVTIHANPIAG, encoded by the exons ATGTCAGTCACGCTGCACACTTCACACGGCGACATAAAGGTTGAAATATACTGCGAAAGTGTTCCCAAAACTGCAGAG AATTTTCTTGCCCTTTGTGGCTCGGGCTACTACGATAAATCTCCATTCCACCGCCTCATCCCCAAGTTCATGGCACAGACTGGGGCACCCGCAACACCAAATCCCCCCGAGAACCCCAAAGGCGGACGCAGCATATGGGGAGGCGCGTTTGAAGACGAGATCCGGCCAGCGCTACGACACAGCGCTCGAGGCATGCTGTCGATGGCCAATAAGGGACCTGGGACGAACGGATCGCAATTCTTCATCACGTTTGACAAGACGCCGCATCTGGACGGACTCAACACTGTGTTTGGACGCGTCATCGGAGACGAGGGTAAGGCGACATTGGCCAAGATGGAAGCTATCGAGGTGGACCGAAAGAACAGACCCAAGGAGCCAGTTCGTATCGAAAATGTAACGATCCACGCTAACCCGATCGCTGGCTGA
- the CWC27 gene encoding Peptidyl-prolyl isomerase cwc27 (EggNog:ENOG41) encodes MSAIYNLEPQPTASVVIHTTRGELSVELFAKQTPLTCRNFLQLALDGYYDNTIFHRLVPGFILQGGDPTGTGNGGESIYDGGAFSGDLDPWPMDQRQGKNAGPTGINFKDEFHSRLKFNRRGLLGSANESRPDTNGSQFFFTLDKAEELNGKNTLFGRIAGDTIYNLAKMGEGEVDEATERPTYPVKIERIEILVNPFDDMKKRSRVAAQAPTNKTTAATSKDKKKKRKGGKQLLSFGDEEGDDDMPVLKKKKFDTRIVMEDEGEDEIPMKPAKPKAKKQRVTEKLPSVADEVNEKGPRRPTLDQPSNETRRSPGSLTIGEVKDQSPEPEAPKKTALERANEEMAALKASMRRTIHAEEPVKERKKSALEAMIPETSIRGRKRRPGAANTSASEDAKTLRMLKAFQSRLEKAPPEKDNEHTITGAMREEGSTHAPDDEAELCDLHFIANCQSCTSWDKQERDESDDEGWMSHSLSFAADKLGKDLSNRKKAEEELVVIDPREKARTLKDEKRAARDARQGNSGRAWDQARDAARNAKMAQAASLAGRGAK; translated from the coding sequence ATGTCGGCGATCTATAATCTTGAACCGCAGCCCACTGCCTCAGTTGTTATTCACACCACCCGGGGCGAACTCTCCGTCGAGTTATTCGCGAAGCAAACGCCGTTGACATGTCGCAACTTCTTACAACTAGCGCTCGACGGCTATTACGATAACACAATATTCCATCGATTAGTTCCAGGTTTCATATTGCAAGGTGGGGATCCTACAGGCACCGGCAATGGAGGAGAGTCCATTTACGATGGAGGCGCATTCAGCGGCGACCTAGATCCATGGCCCATGGACCAGCGCCAGGGGAAGAATGCAGGACCAACAGGAATCAATTTCAAGGACGAATTCCACTCTCGACTCAAATTCAACCGGCGTGGTCTGCTAGGTTCTGCGAACGAATCGCGTCCAGATACCAATGGTAGCCAGTTCTTCTTCACGCTCGACAAGGCCGAGGAGCTCAATGGGAAAAACACCCTGTTTGGCCGAATTGCTGGCGACACGATCTACAATTTGGCTAAAATGGGCGAGGGAGAAGTAGACGAAGCAACGGAACGACCGACCTACCCAGTGAAGATCGAACGAATAGAGATACTGGTCAACCCCTTCGATGACATGAAGAAACGATCTCGAGTGGCTGCCCAAGCGCCAACTAAtaaaacaacagcagcaacaagcaaggataagaagaagaaacggAAAGGCGGGAAACAACTGCTCAGTTTCGGCGACGAGGAAGGTGATGACGACATGCCAGTgcttaagaaaaagaaatttgATACGAGAATTGTCATGGAAGATGAGGGGGAAGACGAAATCCCCATGAAACCAGCAAAGCCgaaagccaagaagcaaagagTAACGGAGAAGCTCCCATCAGTCGCAGATGAGGTCAATGAGAAAGGGCCGAGGAGGCCCACGCTTGATCAGCCTTCCAATGAAACGCGGCGGAGTCCTGGCTCGCTTACGATCGGAGAGGTGAAGGACCAATCACCTGAGCCGGAGGCTCCCAAAAAGACCGCTCTAGAGCGAGCTAACGAGGAGATGGCCGCTCTGAAAGCATCGATGCGACGGACCATTCATGCGGAGGAGCCTGtgaaggagaggaagaagtctGCACTCGAAGCCATGATCCCTGAAACATCAATCAGGGGCCGGAAACGAAGGCCCGGAGCTGCCAACACCTCAGCAAGTGAGGACGCAAAAACACTCCGCATGCTGAAGGCCTTCCAATCGAGATTGGAGAAGGCGCCCCCGGAAAAGGACAACGAACATACAATAACCGGGGCTATGCGTGAAGAGGGAAGTACCCATGCTCCAGACGATGAAGCTGAGTTATGTGATTTACACTTCATCGCAAATTGTCAAAGCTGTACATCCTGGGATAAGCAGGAAAGGgatgagagtgatgatgaaggatggATGTCTCACTCCCTCAGCTTCGCAGCAGACAAACTAGGCAAGGATCTTAGTAACCGTAAGaaggcagaagaagaacttgTTGTCATTGATCCGCGCGAGAAGGCTCGGActctcaaggatgagaaaaGAGCTGCGCGCGATGCACGGCAGGGAAACTCCGGAAGAGCATGGGACCAGGCACGAGATGCAGCAAGAAATGCTAAGATGGCTCAGGCAGCATCGCTTGCAGGTCGAGGAGCAAAGTAA